From bacterium:
AATTTATGATAGAATTTATGTGTGTTATAAACAACTTTATGATGCATTTGGAACAAAAAATTATAAAGGAACTCTTTATAATGTAATGAAGGACTTACTTAAAATAAAAGAAGAAACAACTGGAAGTTAATTTATATAATTTTTATAAAAAATGGAGGAGATAATGGAAACAATAAAATTTGATGATTTTAAAAAAATTGATTTAAGGGTAGGAAAAATTTTAGAAGTTGAAGAAATAGAAGGAGCAGACAAACTTTATCTTTTAACTGTTGATATTGGGGATGAAACAAGAAAATTAGTTGCAGGAATAAAAAAGTGGTACAAGAGAGAAGAACTGGTTGGAAAAACAATAGTTGTTGCTGTTAATTTAGAACCAAAAGTTATAAGAGGGATTGAGAGTAAAGGTATGCTTCTTGCAACATTATTTGATACTCAACTTTCTGTTTTGACAACTGATAAAGATGATGTCCCTGCTGGCAGTAAAATTACTTAATTTTTATAAATAAACTGGTAAAAACTCATTTTTCTTTTAAGTATTTGAAGGTATAAGGTAATTTTTCAACTATATCAGAAGGTATTAATGAAATTTCACCTTTTTCCTTACAGGCAAAATCTCCGGCAAGTCCATGAACAAAAACCCCAAATTTTGCACTTTCAAACTCATCCATTCCCTGAACAAGAAAACTGCCAATAATACCTGAAAGAACATCTCCACTTCCACCTGTTGCCATTCCTGGATTTCCTGTTAAATTCACATATATTTCTTTTCCATCACTTACAATAGTTCTATACCCCTTTAAAACAACAACTACATTATTTTCCTTTGCAAATTTCAAGGCAATTTTTTCTCTATTTCTTTGTATTTCATCAATTTCTTTGCCAGTTAAAAATTTCATCTCCCCGGGATGGGGTGTAATAACTGGTTTTACTTTTAATTTTTCAAAAATACTTAAATTTTCTGAAATAATTTTTAAAGCATCTGCATCAATAAGAAGTTTTTTATCAATTAATGGTAATAATCCCATAACAAACTTTTTTGTTCCACTATTTAAAGAAATCCCGGGACCTATAACAACACCATCACTTTTTTCTTTTATGAATTTATATGCAACATCAATACCTTTTTCTGAAATAAAACCATTATCATTAGGTAAAGGTAAACTCATAACTTCTGTAAGTTTTACCTCAATTATTTTATTTAAACAGGAAGGAATACCAATAGTTACAAGTCCACACCCACTCCTTAAAGCAGAAATAGAGGAAAGGCAAACTGCTCCTGTTAAGCCAGTACTACCTCCAATTATAAAAAGATGTCCAAAATTTCCTTTATGAGTATCTTTTTTTCTTTCTTTAAGGACTGAAGGGATAACTTTCATTATTATTTATCTGAAAAAGGCACAACATTTACTACTTTTTTACCCTTTTTTTGTGAAA
This genomic window contains:
- the metG gene encoding methionine--tRNA ligase subunit beta translates to METIKFDDFKKIDLRVGKILEVEEIEGADKLYLLTVDIGDETRKLVAGIKKWYKREELVGKTIVVAVNLEPKVIRGIESKGMLLATLFDTQLSVLTTDKDDVPAGSKIT
- a CDS encoding NAD(P)H-hydrate dehydratase; this encodes MKVIPSVLKERKKDTHKGNFGHLFIIGGSTGLTGAVCLSSISALRSGCGLVTIGIPSCLNKIIEVKLTEVMSLPLPNDNGFISEKGIDVAYKFIKEKSDGVVIGPGISLNSGTKKFVMGLLPLIDKKLLIDADALKIISENLSIFEKLKVKPVITPHPGEMKFLTGKEIDEIQRNREKIALKFAKENNVVVVLKGYRTIVSDGKEIYVNLTGNPGMATGGSGDVLSGIIGSFLVQGMDEFESAKFGVFVHGLAGDFACKEKGEISLIPSDIVEKLPYTFKYLKEK